CGCGACGTGCTGTTCACGGCGATTTCGGCAGAGAAGCGTGCGACGCGCCTGGCGCAGCGATTCAACCGCGCGCTCAACACCATGCCCCACGGCCTCATCATGCTCGGTCCGGACGGGCGCGTGCTGGTGGCGAATGCCGAGGCGGCCAAGCTGATGATGTACAAGTCGGCCGATTCGCTTCTGGGGCGCAGCATTCACTCGTTGCTGCTCAGGGGCGTCGCGGCGGGCATGCTGGCGAAGGAGGATTGTCGCTACATCGAGGCGCAGCTGACCCGCGCCCTGCGCGAAGGCAGGGACCGCAAGGTCCTGGTGGCGCTCAACAACGGCGCCTACTACGAGTTCTCGGCGCGCGAGGGCAGCCAGGATCTGGGCGTGATCACCTTCGAGGAGGTGACGAAGCGCGTCGAGGCTGAGGAAAAGATCCGTACCATGGCGCGTTTCGACAGCCTGACGGGGCTCGCGAACCGCGCCTATTTCCATGAGATGGTCGTCGAAGCCATGTCGGGTGGAGACAAGGATCGCAAGTGCGGGCTCGTCCTGCTCGATCTGGACGACTTCAAGAGCGTCAACGATACGCTTGGTCATCCGGTGGGTGACGGCCTGCTCTATGCGGTCGGCGAACGCCTGACGCAGGTGCTGGATGAGCGGACGAAGATCGGCCGCTTCGGTGGCGACGAATTCGTGCTCTATTTCGATCGGATTGAGAACGAACAGGACCTGGCGACCAGAATGGATGTCCTGCTCGCCGGTCTGCAGGGCGAGATCGATGTCGGCGGCCATGCACTGCACATCCAAGCAAGCTGCGGCGCGGTCGTCACGGTTGCCGGCGAAGCCGATTTCGACTCGATGATCGTGAAAGCTGACCTTGCCCTCTACAAGGCCAAGGAGTTCGGCAAGAATTCGTGGCAGCTGTTCGAGACGTCGCTCGACGAAGAATTCCGCAGCCGCCAGCTGATGAAGGCGGAATTGCGCAACGCCATCGAAACTGACGGATTGCGCGTCGTCTACCAGCCGATCATCGACATGGATTCCATGCGCATCGCCAGCTGCGAGGCCTTGTGCCGGTGGGATCACCCTGAACTCGGCTCGATCTCGCCCTCCGTCTTCGTGCCTCTCGCCGAGGAGATGGGCGTCATTTCGAGCATCAGTTCATTCGTGCTCAACTCGGCCTGCGCCGAATGCGCGAAATGGCCGAACAAAATCAGCGTGTCGGTCAATCTGTCTGCAAAGGACTTCTGCAACCGCGACATAGTGGACCGGGTTCGCGCCGCACTGGCGAATTCCGGTCTGTCGCCGCAACGGCTGGAGCTGGAAGTCACCGAGACCGCCCTGCTGGACGACAAGGCGCTCACAGCCCACTATATCGAGGAGCTGAAAGCGCTCGGCGTCTGCATCGCGCTCGACGATTTCGGCACCGGCTACTCCAGCCTGAGCTATCTGCACAAGTTGCCCCTCAACAAGGTCAAGATCGACCGCAGCTTCGTCCTCGATCTCAGCCAGAACAGCCGCTCGCTCAAGCTGCTGAAGAGCGTGGTCTCGCTGTCGCGCACGCTCGGTCTTTCGGTGACCATCGAGGGCGTGGAAACGTTTGAGCAGCTGAAGATTCTCGCCCAGCATGTAAAGCCGGACCTGGTCCAGGGCTTTCTCTTCGGCTCGGCGCTCACCGCGCAGGGCATCGAAACCATGTCGGCGATCGTCTGGCATTTCGACAAGGACGTCACCTCCGCCAGCGCCGCGCGGCGGAAGAAGTAAGGTCCTGAGGCTCCCGCCTCCATCGAGACTGATCGGCCAAACAAGCTGTCTGCCTGAGATGCGCCCGCCGCCGGCTGCGAGGCGTGTCGAGCGCGTCCGAGGAAACCCACAGATCACTCCTGCGTTAAGGTTAACGCAAGGTAAATGGTTTAAATCTGATTGTTTCCTTTAACGGCGGTGGCCGCTTCTATAAGCTTTTTCTGTAATGGTGCGGGGAACCCATGGATAATCAGGGGGCGGTGTCCGGCGGAGACACTGAGAAATTGTCGGTATCGGCTTCTGGCCGCGCGTCTGATTTTGTTCGGCACGTCTTTGCGTTGCTGGAGAAGGCGGAATATAGGCGCTGCGAATCCGGAGAAGATCTCGAAGACATCTACAGGCTGCGCTACAAAGCCTATCGCGCCAATGACATGGTGCCGGACACGGACAACCGTCGCATTCACGACGAACTGGACGAGACGCCGAATGCCTACCGCTTCGGCATCTATATCGACGGTGTCTTGCTCAGCACCCTGCGCGTGCATCACGTGACACGCATCACGCCGCTGTCGCCCTCCACCAAGGCGTTCGGCGATATTGTCTACCCGATGCTGGAGGCCGGCGACACCTTCGTCTGCCCGAGCCGATTCGCCTCCGACCCTGAATGGACCCGGAGCTATCCGCATCTCGCCTATGTGGCCATGCGGCTGGCACCCATGGCCTGCTTCCACTTCGGCGCGCGCTATGGCCTGTCGACTGTGCGGGAAGATCATGCCGGGTTCTATAGGCGGATCTACTATTCCGAGCCGCTGAGCGAGCCGCGCAGCTATCCCGGGGTGTTCAATCGGGTCGTCCTCTATCGTACGGATGCACACCAGAACCAGAGCCGCTTCTTCACGCGCTTCCCGTTCTTCCGTTCGACCGAGACGGAACGCCGTATGCTGTTCGCCGAGCCAGCGCCAGGCGAACTGGCCCCCCTCACGGTCCTCCCCACCGCCAAGTTCCTTGCCCGGGCCGCCTGACTTGTCATGCGGTGAGCGGACTGTAAGTTCGCATCATAGATGACCATCAGACGGAACGGCATGGCAAGCAAGGCCGATCTCGTGCGGGCGCAAAGTTGGGCCTGCGATCTCAGCGACGCAGAAGTCGAGCGTGCAAGCCGGGGCTTCAGCGAGCGCTCCTTCGCTGCCGGAACCTATATCTGCCATCGCGGCGACCGGCTGGACCACTGGACGGGCGTGATCAGCGGCCTGATCAAGATCAGCGTCATCTCGCGCGCCGGAAAGGCGATGACATTCGCCGGGGCTGGGGCGGGGTCATGGTTCGGCGAGGGCTCGGTGCTCAAGGGCGAGCCGCGCAAATACGACGTGGTGGCGATCCGCGACACTCGGCTTGCGATGCTCAACAAGACGACGTTCGACTGGCTCTCCGAGAACAGCCTTGCCTTCAACCGGTTCCTGGTCCGCCACCTCAACGAGCGGATGGGACAGTTCATCGGCACGATCGAGTTCGACCGCATCCTGAAGCCCCAGGACCGGGTGGCGCGCAGCCTGTCCTGGTTCTTCAATCCCTTCCTTTCACCCGACATGGCTGGGCACCTGGAGATCACCCAGGAGGAACTCGGCCTGCTCGCCGGCGTCTCGCGCCAGATCGTGAACAAGAGCCTGCAGGCGCTGCAGGCGCAAGGCATGGTCGAGGTGTCGCACGGCCGGATCGTGGTGCTCGATCTCGAAGGCCTGACCCGCTACGAAAGCTGAGGCCTGCGCGAACAGGCAACGAGAAACGGGCGCGTCTCCGATAAAGGAAACACGCGCCCGCAGCACACATCACAATGCGCCGCCTTGTCTGTCAAGGTGCGTGTTGATCGTCGGCAGGAATTAAGAATAGTCTTGCGTCACTACCGAGGTTCCCACGACGAGGGGAGCCCGGCCCCGAAGAGGAACGGGGGCAGCAGGGAGGCGTGCGTGGTGGAACCGCGAGGTTTCTGCAGTGCCGGACCATGCACGGCGGCCGCAAGTGGCCGCCGGACTTCGGTGCCTGAGCGCGGGCCTCGACGCTCGCGAGTGAGCGTAGCCGGAGCCTGCGCGAACGCCTCGCCGACTGTCGCCTGGGGAGGAGTGTGATCATGGCTGCGACGGCGACTGCCGCCGGCATGACATTGGACACGTTTCCCAAATACCTCCTGCTGAATGCGGCCAGGTTCGCCGACCTGCCGGCCATGCGCCACAAGGACTACGGCATCTGGCAGAGCTGGACATGGGCCGACCAGCTCTGCGAGGTCCGGTCCCTGGCAGTGGGACTCCAGGCGATGGGGCTGAAGCGCGGCGAACAGATCGCCATCGTCGGCGCCAACCGCCCGCGTCTCTACTGGACCTTCGCTGCCGCGCAGTCCATCGGCGCCGTGCCGGTTCCCGTCTATGCCGACGCGGTGGCCGAGGAAATGGCGTATGTGCTGGACCACGCCAGCGTCCGCTTTGCGGTCGTTCAGGACCAGGAACAGGTCGACAAGATCAGGTCGTTCTCCGAGAAGATTCCGGCGCTTGCCGAGATCATCTACGACGAGCCGCGCGGCCTTGCCGGCTATGACCCGGTGGGACTGACCTCATACGCCGACGTCCGGGCGCGCGGCGAAGCCCTGATGGCGACCGACCAAGCCCTTGCCGCACGATGGGAAATGGGTGTCCGCGAGGCGAGCGGCGACGACATCTCGGTGATGCTCTACACCTCGGGAACCACCGGCCGCTCGAAGGGCGTCATGGTCCGCGCCTGGGGCGCGGTGCAGGCGGCGCTGGACACCGCCGCGTTCGACGGGCTGACCGAGAAGGACAGCGTGCTCGCCTACCTGCCGCTCGCCTGGGTTGGTGACCACTACCTCAACTATGCGCAGGCCTACGTCTCCGGTTTCTGCATGAACTGTCCCGAGAGCGGCGCCACCGTGCCGCAGGATCTGCGCGAGATCGCCCCTACCTTCTATTTCGCGCCGCCGCGCGTGTTCGAAGGGCTGCTCACCAGCGTCACGATCCGCATGGAGGACGCCGGCTGGCTGAAGCAGAGGCTGTTCAGGCACTTCATCGGCGTTGCCCGCAAATATGGCGAGGCGATCCTGGAAAAACGTCCGGTTCCGCTTAGCGGACGACTGGCCTACGCGCTCGGCGACTTCATGATCTACGGTCCGCTGAAGAACGTGCTCGGGCTGTCGAACATCCGCGTCGCCTACACCGCCGGCGAGGCGATCGGCGAGGACCTGTTCTCCTTCTTCCGCTCGCTCGGGATCAATCTCAAGCAACTGTACGGGCAAACGGAGGCGTTCCTCTACGTGACCTGCCAGAAGGACGGCGCGGTGCGGTCCGATACGGTCGGCCCGGCTGCGCCCAACGTCGACATCCGCATCGCGGAGAACGGCGAGGTGCTGTTCCGGTCGCCGGGCCAGTTCGCGGGCTATTTCAAGCAGGACGAGCAGACCGCCGAGGTGATGACGCCCGAGGGCTTCGTGAAGACGGGTGACGCCGGCTTTTTCGAGAAGGACGGGCAGCTTCGGATCATCGACCGCGCCAAGGACGTCGGCAAGCTCCGGGACGGGGCGCTGTTCGCGCCGAAATACATCGAGAATGCGTTGAAATTCTTCCCCAACATCAAGGAAGCAGTGGCGTTCGGACACGGACGCGACTTCTGCGCCGCCTTCATCAACATCGACATGACCGCCGTCGGCAACTGGGCCGAGCGCAACAACATCGCCTACGCGTCCTATCAGGAACTCGCCGCGCTGCCGCAGGTCTACGACATCGTTTCCGCCCATGTGGACGAGACCAACCGCCGGCTGGCGCGGGAGCCGATGATGGCGGGTGGCCAGATCAGGCGGTTCCTCATCCTCCACAAGGAGCTCGACGCCGACGATGGCGAGCTTACGCGCACCATGAAGGTGCGCCGCGCCTTCGTGGCCGACCGCTACGGGCCGCTCATCGAAGCCCTCTATGACGGCTCTGACAAGCAGTACATCGAGACGGAGATGACCTTCGAGGACGGCCGCAAGGGCCTCGTCCGCGCGACCGTCCGCATCGTCGACGCCAAGGTGCATCCGACCGAGACCGTGATGCGGGAGGCTGCCGAGTGAACATGCGCGTCGCGCCCGCCATGGTCTCAGTTCCAGACGACGGCATCCGGCCCGGCGACGTCCTCATGGAAGTGAAGAACGTGTCGCTGCGCTTCGGCGGCGTGAAGGCCATCACCGACATCTCGTTCGACGTGCGCAAGGGCGAGATCCGCGCCATCATCGGCCCGAACGGCGCCGGCAAGACGTCGATGCTCAACGTGATCAACGGATTCTACACGCCGCAGGAGGGCACGATCGTCTTTCGCGGCGAGGAGCGGCGGGCGATGAAGCCGCATCATGCGGTGCGGCAGGGCATCGCGCGTACCTTCCAGAACGTCGCCCTGTTCAAAGGCATGTCGACGCTCGACAACATCATGGCCGGGCGCTCGGTCCACATGCACCGCACGCTGTTCTGGCAGATGTTCTGGCACGGTCCGGCGCTGCGCGAGGAAATCGAGCATCGCGAAGCGGTCGAGGAGATCATCGACTTCCTGGAGATCCAGCACATCAGGCGCACGCCCGTCGGCAAGCTGCCCTATGGCCTGCAGAAGCGCGTCGAACTCGGACGTGCGCTCGCGATGGAGCCGTCGCTGCTGCTGCTGGACGAGCCGATGGCCGGCATGAACCTCGAGGAGAAGGAGGACATGAGCCGCTTCATCCTCGACGTGAACCGCCAGCGCGGCACCACGATCGCGCTCATCGAACACGACATGGGTGTCGTCATGGACCTGTCCGACCGGGTCGTCGTGCTCGACTACGGCAAGAAGATCGCGGACGGCGTGCCCGACGCCGTGAAGTCCAACCAGCAGGTCATCGATGCCTATCTCGGCGTCGCGCATTAGGAGAGATCGAATGGTCGTCGCCGGTATCGCACTCACCCCGCTGATCTCGCTGATTGCCGGCGTGCTGATCCTGATCATGCCGCGGCTCTTGAACTACATCGTGGCGTTCTACCTGATCTTCATCGGCCTGCTCGGTCTGTTCCCGCAGCTGGCGGGGTGAGGGGGCCACATGGATTTCCTGAATTCCATCCTCATAAAACCCTTCGCGGACATGTTCGCGGCGCCGGATTTCTTGCTCCAGGTGCTGTGGGAGGGGCTGGTGTCGGGGGTGCTCTATGCGCTGATCGCGCTCGGCTTCGTGCTGATCTACAAGTCTTCGCGCATCTTCAACTTCGCGCAAGGGATCATGGTCGTCTTCGCGGCGCTGACGCTGGTCGGCCT
This portion of the Mesorhizobium shangrilense genome encodes:
- a CDS encoding putative bifunctional diguanylate cyclase/phosphodiesterase — its product is MSRFRAKELPDDIYIPFVETLFRDGFTLAIGIFAQIALITLVWSKTGDLAYLAVVLCLVVIGVVRVLHMRKYNTSSVRLTLEEARKREKDYIIYGSMHGAILGVFGMVAIVIAEDSFAEIAAVCISLATATGIAGRNYGSPRMVNILIIALMSPLCLGFILRGDFYHVTLGLLTLPFLLAIHRYADTVRDVLFTAISAEKRATRLAQRFNRALNTMPHGLIMLGPDGRVLVANAEAAKLMMYKSADSLLGRSIHSLLLRGVAAGMLAKEDCRYIEAQLTRALREGRDRKVLVALNNGAYYEFSAREGSQDLGVITFEEVTKRVEAEEKIRTMARFDSLTGLANRAYFHEMVVEAMSGGDKDRKCGLVLLDLDDFKSVNDTLGHPVGDGLLYAVGERLTQVLDERTKIGRFGGDEFVLYFDRIENEQDLATRMDVLLAGLQGEIDVGGHALHIQASCGAVVTVAGEADFDSMIVKADLALYKAKEFGKNSWQLFETSLDEEFRSRQLMKAELRNAIETDGLRVVYQPIIDMDSMRIASCEALCRWDHPELGSISPSVFVPLAEEMGVISSISSFVLNSACAECAKWPNKISVSVNLSAKDFCNRDIVDRVRAALANSGLSPQRLELEVTETALLDDKALTAHYIEELKALGVCIALDDFGTGYSSLSYLHKLPLNKVKIDRSFVLDLSQNSRSLKLLKSVVSLSRTLGLSVTIEGVETFEQLKILAQHVKPDLVQGFLFGSALTAQGIETMSAIVWHFDKDVTSASAARRKK
- a CDS encoding ABC transporter ATP-binding protein — translated: MVSVPDDGIRPGDVLMEVKNVSLRFGGVKAITDISFDVRKGEIRAIIGPNGAGKTSMLNVINGFYTPQEGTIVFRGEERRAMKPHHAVRQGIARTFQNVALFKGMSTLDNIMAGRSVHMHRTLFWQMFWHGPALREEIEHREAVEEIIDFLEIQHIRRTPVGKLPYGLQKRVELGRALAMEPSLLLLDEPMAGMNLEEKEDMSRFILDVNRQRGTTIALIEHDMGVVMDLSDRVVVLDYGKKIADGVPDAVKSNQQVIDAYLGVAH
- a CDS encoding AMP-dependent synthetase/ligase, which encodes MAATATAAGMTLDTFPKYLLLNAARFADLPAMRHKDYGIWQSWTWADQLCEVRSLAVGLQAMGLKRGEQIAIVGANRPRLYWTFAAAQSIGAVPVPVYADAVAEEMAYVLDHASVRFAVVQDQEQVDKIRSFSEKIPALAEIIYDEPRGLAGYDPVGLTSYADVRARGEALMATDQALAARWEMGVREASGDDISVMLYTSGTTGRSKGVMVRAWGAVQAALDTAAFDGLTEKDSVLAYLPLAWVGDHYLNYAQAYVSGFCMNCPESGATVPQDLREIAPTFYFAPPRVFEGLLTSVTIRMEDAGWLKQRLFRHFIGVARKYGEAILEKRPVPLSGRLAYALGDFMIYGPLKNVLGLSNIRVAYTAGEAIGEDLFSFFRSLGINLKQLYGQTEAFLYVTCQKDGAVRSDTVGPAAPNVDIRIAENGEVLFRSPGQFAGYFKQDEQTAEVMTPEGFVKTGDAGFFEKDGQLRIIDRAKDVGKLRDGALFAPKYIENALKFFPNIKEAVAFGHGRDFCAAFINIDMTAVGNWAERNNIAYASYQELAALPQVYDIVSAHVDETNRRLAREPMMAGGQIRRFLILHKELDADDGELTRTMKVRRAFVADRYGPLIEALYDGSDKQYIETEMTFEDGRKGLVRATVRIVDAKVHPTETVMREAAE
- a CDS encoding N-acyl amino acid synthase FeeM domain-containing protein; its protein translation is MDNQGAVSGGDTEKLSVSASGRASDFVRHVFALLEKAEYRRCESGEDLEDIYRLRYKAYRANDMVPDTDNRRIHDELDETPNAYRFGIYIDGVLLSTLRVHHVTRITPLSPSTKAFGDIVYPMLEAGDTFVCPSRFASDPEWTRSYPHLAYVAMRLAPMACFHFGARYGLSTVREDHAGFYRRIYYSEPLSEPRSYPGVFNRVVLYRTDAHQNQSRFFTRFPFFRSTETERRMLFAEPAPGELAPLTVLPTAKFLARAA
- a CDS encoding Crp/Fnr family transcriptional regulator; its protein translation is MASKADLVRAQSWACDLSDAEVERASRGFSERSFAAGTYICHRGDRLDHWTGVISGLIKISVISRAGKAMTFAGAGAGSWFGEGSVLKGEPRKYDVVAIRDTRLAMLNKTTFDWLSENSLAFNRFLVRHLNERMGQFIGTIEFDRILKPQDRVARSLSWFFNPFLSPDMAGHLEITQEELGLLAGVSRQIVNKSLQALQAQGMVEVSHGRIVVLDLEGLTRYES
- a CDS encoding DUF3096 domain-containing protein, translating into MVVAGIALTPLISLIAGVLILIMPRLLNYIVAFYLIFIGLLGLFPQLAG